The Acidobacteriota bacterium nucleotide sequence GTTGCGGTCCCAGAATCGTCAAAATCGGTTCAATCAACGCCAGATCAATCACCTGACCACGTCCAGTTGAATGCCGGGCGTGGAGGGCAAATGAAATCGCCATCGTAGTGGCCATGGCCGCAATGTTGTCGGCCAATCCAAGTGGTGGAAGCGTCGGTGGTCCTTCTGGTTCTCCGGTCATCGCGGCAAACCCACTCATCGCTTCCGCCAGCGTGCCAAAAGCTGGACGAGTTCGATACGGACCGTCCTGGCCAAACCCGGAGACGCGAGCGATGATCAATCTCGGATTCAGTTCGTGGAGGAGCGCTGGCGCCAGGTTCCAGCGTTCGAGTGTTCCAGGTCGAAAGTTTTCAATCAATACATCCGCCGTTTGAATCAGTTTTCGCACAATGTCCTGACCTTCGGGGGTTCCCAGGTAAAGTGTGATTGAGCGTTTGTTTCGCCCGGCCATTTTCCACCAGAGGGGAACGCCGTTTTTGGTGGGGCCGTGGACACGAACAGGGTCGCCGCCGTTGGGATGTTCGATTTTGATAACTTCGGCGCCAAAATCCGCCAGATAGGTTCCGGCCAGGGGACCGGCAAAGAGAGTCGCCGCTTCAATCACGCGAATCCCTTCCAGAGCCGCTTTCGGCTGGTGTTGCATAGTGAAAAGTCTCCACAAACAGAATTGAATGTTTATCTCTGGCAGTGTAGCGCGAATCCTGATTGCATCGCTGTGGAAAATCAGGAAACCTGTCTTCGGCGTCTTTTTCAGTTTCTGATATGGTATCGCCGGAATAGGCCCCCTGGGAGGTGGATTTGGTGCTGATGCCTGGAAACCAATATCTTCCGGAACCCAAAATCCTTTTCCACGAATTCAATCAACCGTAATGAGACTCATTTATGAAAATTTCAAAACAAGTGCTTATTCCAACCATTCTGCTGACCGTCGGCGTGCTTGTGACGGGAACATACTGGGGGCTCAGTCATCCAGACCGGGTGAAAGCATTCTTTAAACAAGATTCATCCGGCCAGCATTCAAAAACCAATCATCAAAAAGGGGGGAAAATGACCGAAAAGATTGTCAAATCCGATGAAGAATGGCGCAAAGAACTGACACCGATGCAGTACCACGTGATGCGGGAAAAAGGGACCGAACGCGCCTTTACCGGTGAACTCTATAACTTGAAAGCCAAAGGTGTGTATTTGTGTGCGGCTTGCGGAACAGAGTTGTTCACCTCTGAAACCAAATATGACTCCGGGTCGGGATGGCCAAGCTTCTGGTCTCCGGCAAAAGAAGAAAATATTGAGGAAGAAAGCGATGTCAGTTTTGGAATGACCCGCACCGAAGTCAAATGTGCCCGCTGTGATGCCCACCTCGGGCACATGTTTGACGATGGTCCCCGGCCAACCGGACTGCGCTACTGCATCAATTCGGCAGCTCTGAAGTTTGAAGAGAAAAAAGAGAACAAATAATACGAGTCAGTAGTCAGTGGTCAGTGGTCAGTGGTTCACTAAATCTATTTGATTGAGTCACTTGACTATGTTCTAGCAGGAGGACTCCATTCCAAAATGGAATAACAACTTCTTGAGAATGAAGAATGAAGAATGTGGTTAGTGGTTAGTGATTGGTTCTTGACTTCTGACTTTTCTTTGAAAGTATTGATTTCTAACCACTAACCACTAACCACTAACCACTAACCACTTTTTTCATTCTTCATTCCACTGGCTGGCAAGCCAGGGCACAAAGGTCAGTTCTTCGGTCATACACTTTTTGCCAGGCTTTTGAGCGAGATAGATTCCAGGATCTCCAGGTGAGGTTTTCGGCTGGTGTCCACCGGGTGATCAACCAATCTGCGACTTTGACTCGTTGTTCCAAATGGATTGTATCCAGATGGTCCACCACAATTGGAACGGCATCCGCACTGAGCCGGGTCAGGTAAACGGCATCAACGGTGCGACCTTCAGAGACCCGAGCGAGATTGGTGCGAGCAATCAGCCCATCAGGGTTGACGACATTGAGAATTCCCACTGCCAGAATTCCCGTCACAAGGGCGCCGAAGGCAAACGTTTGTCGTTGCCCACGCAAGACTGTCATTCCAAACCACACAAAAACCACAGCTAGCCAGAGCATAAATGCCGTCGTGTAGACCCGCAGCTCGGTTAACCCGTACATTTTTTGATAGATCATCATTCGTTGGAGTGCTGATGTCATCATCACCAGGAGCATCACGATTTGAAACCCAGCCAGCCAGCGAAACAACCGCTCGTGAGCGGGGTTTTCCTGATTGAGCATCCAGTGCAGGGCCAGCAAAACCGGCAAGACGAGCGCCGCAACCGTCACCAGTTCAAAAAAACCACGCCGGGCATATTCGGCAAAGGTCAATCCAGAGGTCGTGAAAACTCGTGCCGCGCCCCCGAAGAAATAGCGAATCTGAATCAATACAAAGCTGAGAAATAAAAGGTTTAATAGGGAGAGAACCGTGGCGACCTCGGTAATGCCAAGGTTGCGCAAACTAAGCGGTAACAGCGTTGACGGTGCCAGCCCCGGTCCGTTGTCAAGAAACATTCGTTGAATCAGTCCACCTGTCAGCCAGGCCACAATGAGCGTTAACCCGGCATGAACAATCAGTTCGGCTGGGTCAAAATTGAAGAAGTGATTGACGAGTCGTTCAAACGTGGCGTCGGCTGAGACCAGCAACGCTCCAAACAGCAGCAACAACGGCAGCGCAATCACGGCCCCACGGACAATGGCTGATGCCTGG carries:
- a CDS encoding DUF4173 domain-containing protein encodes the protein MDSKMRLGLEVLIVSLFNGLTADLLLREIPWGANIFLWVAGFGGSLLFLTYRWCQEKRTSDHWLLLMAVVFSAACVWRDSPTLRGLNLLVTAIAVGLLARPQLIAHLRRAGVIEYGLNLGLAWLSPMIGPTFAFSSEMEWKQIPRSKWTSQASAIVRGAVIALPLLLLFGALLVSADATFERLVNHFFNFDPAELIVHAGLTLIVAWLTGGLIQRMFLDNGPGLAPSTLLPLSLRNLGITEVATVLSLLNLLFLSFVLIQIRYFFGGAARVFTTSGLTFAEYARRGFFELVTVAALVLPVLLALHWMLNQENPAHERLFRWLAGFQIVMLLVMMTSALQRMMIYQKMYGLTELRVYTTAFMLWLAVVFVWFGMTVLRGQRQTFAFGALVTGILAVGILNVVNPDGLIARTNLARVSEGRTVDAVYLTRLSADAVPIVVDHLDTIHLEQRVKVADWLITRWTPAENLTWRSWNLSRSKAWQKVYDRRTDLCALACQPVE
- a CDS encoding CoA transferase, producing MQHQPKAALEGIRVIEAATLFAGPLAGTYLADFGAEVIKIEHPNGGDPVRVHGPTKNGVPLWWKMAGRNKRSITLYLGTPEGQDIVRKLIQTADVLIENFRPGTLERWNLAPALLHELNPRLIIARVSGFGQDGPYRTRPAFGTLAEAMSGFAAMTGEPEGPPTLPPLGLADNIAAMATTMAISFALHARHSTGRGQVIDLALIEPILTILGPQPTWFDQLGLVPPRLGNRSMNNAPRNTYQTKDERWVAVSTSSQNIVERVMRLVGHPEVIEEPWFASGVERARHSDLLDSMVGGWIARHTLDEVMAAFEAAEAAIAPVYDIRHIMTDPQFQFRDTITTIPDEELGEVKMQNVMFRLSETPGHINWAGRKLGQDNDFVYREMLGLSEEYLIELKGKGVI
- the msrB gene encoding peptide-methionine (R)-S-oxide reductase MsrB gives rise to the protein MTEKIVKSDEEWRKELTPMQYHVMREKGTERAFTGELYNLKAKGVYLCAACGTELFTSETKYDSGSGWPSFWSPAKEENIEEESDVSFGMTRTEVKCARCDAHLGHMFDDGPRPTGLRYCINSAALKFEEKKENK